A genome region from Triticum aestivum cultivar Chinese Spring chromosome 2B, IWGSC CS RefSeq v2.1, whole genome shotgun sequence includes the following:
- the LOC123046030 gene encoding salutaridine reductase, with product MEGPVLPNLPNTRVAVVTGGNKGIGFEVCRQLASGGVTVVLTARDETRGGEAVERLNALGLSGVIFHRLEITDASSAATLAGFLKARFGKLDILVNNAAVGGVEYGQEFDTNEEKFGGMDFHQRVEWMLKNAREPIDSAKNSVQTNYYGTKHVIEALLPLLQSSSVGRIVNVSSNYGLLRHIGSEEVRQELNDVDNLTEGRLDELLEKFMKDFEAGALEPHGWPTKFSAYKVAKAAMNAYSRILARRHPELRVNCAHPGFVKTDMSMGSGVLTPEEGARNLVKVALLPDGGPTGAYFAMGEEAPFV from the exons ATGGAAGGGCCCGTCCTCCCCAACCTGCCAAACACGAG GGTCGCCGTCGTCACCGGAGGGAACAAAGGGATCGGCTTCGAGGTGTGCCGCCAGCTGGCCAGCGGCGGCGTCACGGTCGTCTTGACGGCCCGGGACGAGACGAGGGGCGGGGAGGCCGTCGAGAGGCTCAATGCGCTGGGGCTCTCTGGTGTCATCTTCCATCGGCTGGAGATCACGGACGCTTCGAGCGCCGCGACGCTGGCTGGTTTTCTCAAGGCCCGCTTTGGCAAGCTTGACATTCTG GTGAATAATGCCGCAGTTGGTGGGGTTGAGTACGGCCAAGAATTCGATACGAACGAGGAAAAG TTCGGTGGCATGGATTTCCACCAGAGAGTTGAGTGGATGTTGAAGAACGCACGGGAGCCCATCGACAGCGCGAAGAACAGCGTGCAGACGAACTACTATGGCACGAAGCATGTAATCGAAGCCCTGCTGCCTCTGCTTCAATCTTCGTCCGTGGGAAGAATAGTGAACGTCTCCTCCAATTATGGACTGCTAAGA CATATCGGCAGCGAGGAGGTGAGGCAGGAGCTCAACGACGTCGACAACCTGACAGAGGGGAGGCTAGACGAGCTGCTGGAGAAGTTCATGAAAGACTTCGAGGCCGGCGCGCTGGAGCCGCACGGGTGGCCCACAAAGTTCTCGGCGTACAAGGTGGCCAAGGCCGCCATGAACGCCTACTCGAGGATCCTGGCGAGGAGGCACCCTGAGCTGCGCGTCAACTGCGCGCACCCTGGCTTCGTCAAGACCGACATGAGCATGGGGTCCGGGGTCCTGACGCCGGAGGAGGGCGCACGTAACTTGGTGAAGGTGGCGCTGCTGCCTGACGGCGGGCCGACCGGCGCGTATTTCGCCATGGGCGAGGAGGCGCCGTTCGTGTGA
- the LOC123046029 gene encoding short-chain dehydrogenase/reductase 2b — translation MYHHLVQGCRLQSSHSAGHAATSRRGKIKMEAATSNPSSKRIALVTGGNKGVGLETCRQLASKGLKVVLTARNEARGLEAVEGVRRSGADVVFHQLDVIDPDSVARLADFVRDQFGKLDILINNAGISGVDRDPVLVAKVKEQVESMDVDQRVQWMKENSKETYEEAKECMRTNYYGAKLVTEALLPLLQLSSSGRIVNVSSGFSLLRNFNNEELKNEFNDVDNLTEKKLEELLDSFLEDFKANLIEAHGWPTGGSSAYKVAKATLNAYTRILAKNYPRMRINCLTPGYVKSDMSMHMGVLTPEEGASNPVKVALLPDDGPTGAYFDRDGVASFV, via the exons ATGTATCATCATCTTGTGCAAGGCTGCCGACTCCAGAGCTCACACAGTGCTGGGCACGCCGCGACGAGTCGGAGGGGAAAGATCAAGATGGAGGCGGCCACCTCGAATCCATCGAGCAAGAG GATCGCCCTGGTCACCGGAGGGAACAAAGGGGTCGGGCTGGAGACGTGCAGGCAGCTCGCGTCCAAGGGGCTCAAGGTCGTGCTGACGGCGAGGAACGAGGCCAGGGGACTAGAGGCGGTCGAGGGCGTCAGGCGCTCCGGTGCTGACGTCGTCTTCCATCAGCTGGATGTCATCGACCCTGACAGCGTCGCCCGGCTGGCGGATTTCGTCAGGGATCAGTTCGGGAAGCTCGATATCCTG ATAAACAATGCAGGAATTTCAGGCGTTGATCGAGATCCAGTTCTGGTTGCGAAAGTTAAAGAACAG GTTGAAAGCATGGATGTAGATCAGCGAGTTCAATGGATGAAAGAAAATTCGAAGGAGACATATGAGGAAGCAAAAGAATGCATGAGAACAAACTACTATGGGGCAAAGCTTGTCACGGAGGCACTACTTCCTCTTCTTCAGTTGTCCTCCTCCGGGAGAATTGTCAATGTCTCATCAGGCTTTTCACTGCTAAGA AACTTCAACAACgaagaactgaagaatgagtttaACGACGTCGACAACCTTACTGAAAAGAAACTAGAGGAGCTGTTGGATTCGTTCCTAGAAGATTTCAAGGCCAATTTGATAGAGGCACATGGGTGGCCGACCGGTGGCTCGTCAGCGTACAAAGTCGCGAAAGCCACCCTCAATGCATACACAAGGATCCTTGCCAAGAATTACCCTAGGATGCGCATCAACTGTTTGACGCCTGGTTATGTCAAGAGCGACATGTCGATGCACATGGGAGTTTTGACGCCTGAGGAGGGCGCTAGCAACCCTGTGAAGGTCGCTCTCTTGCCCGACGATGGCCCGACGGGTGCTTATTTTGATAGGGACGGCGTGGCGTCGTTTGTGTGA